In Rhodohalobacter sp. SW132, the genomic stretch TTCCGGAACACAGGATCTTCTGATGACTGACTTCGGAATCGACCCGCCAACTGCAATGCTCGGTTCAATCAGAGCCCGGGATGAAATTACGATTATCTACTCGTTAACCTTTTCGAACTAAATTATAAAGGAAATCAAAAGTGCACCACTTCCGTCAACATATCGCTGCTTCCATAGCCCTGATTCTGTTCTTCGGCGGAAGTGTGTTTGCACAAGAGATCAACATCGACCAGGAGAACAGCAGACTCTGGATTGAGGGGCGATCAAACGTCAACCAATTTAGCTGCAGAGCGGAACGCTACAACAGCAACATCAAACCTCCCGCCGCCGACACTACCATAGAGGTAGAAGTGGACATTGCCGTAGCAGGTTTTGAGTGCGGTAAACGCCGGATGAACCGCGATCTGAATGACGCATTGATGTCGGAGGAACACCCGTTTATCAGTTTTGAATATACCGATACCCGTTCGATGGATTTTAGTGATTCAAGTGATCAATACCGGCTTTTAGTTGCGGGTAATCTCACTGTTGCTGGACACACCCGGCAAATAGAATTTCCAATGGAGGCGTATGTACAGCAAGACGGGACAATACGGGCAACAGGTAAAACCGAACTTCGAATGACCGACTATAATGTGGAACCTCCCACTGCCCTGCTGGGTATCGTAAAAGTTGATGATCTTTTCACAGTTCACTTCGAACTGTTCGCATCCACCCGAGATTCTGAAACACTGCGTTATGACCAGCCTGAAGAATAAACTCCTCCTCAATACCCACGTGATACCGGCCGATTTCTGGAACGTCTCAAAAGCCGGCAAAACTCTCGAATTTTCCGTAACGGCTCACATCGACATTAACCCCGCCGACTACAGGCAGGGCGTGATTCAGATTGGTCAAATCATCCGGAGAATTGAACAGTTTGCTCGTGTAAAAAATGCTGCTCCCAAAATTCAACTCTTTCCAAATTTGGCAGAAGATCAGCTGGCAGCTACCGTTTTCTGGCCGGAACTGTTAAGCGGCGGAGCTGTTACCCTGCCGAAAAAACAACCGGGATGCCTTCCCCCTCCATCAAAAATTCAATCCATCGCAAAAGTCTATCGTTTTACACTGAAAAAGACTGATCAGGACAAAGGTGTAAATTCGAATAAATGGGTCGTTTGTTCTTCCTCCAATCAGCCGTTTATCTGGCTTAAACTGGGGCAGTTCATCGAACACTTATCAGAAACAGATAAAGGTATCACCATCGGGAATCTGGCAGATTTGATAGAAATCCTGGAACCTGAGGGTCAAAAACAGAAAACAGACCTCTATACCCAATTAGCTATCTATATACCATAGCGGTATAGAAATCGTTATATTCCTCGTTTTATTAAAGCCATATAAAAAATTTTTAGTTATTAATCTAATTGCATAAGATAACGTACCTTAATGGCTACTGACCC encodes the following:
- a CDS encoding YceI family protein; this translates as MHHFRQHIAASIALILFFGGSVFAQEINIDQENSRLWIEGRSNVNQFSCRAERYNSNIKPPAADTTIEVEVDIAVAGFECGKRRMNRDLNDALMSEEHPFISFEYTDTRSMDFSDSSDQYRLLVAGNLTVAGHTRQIEFPMEAYVQQDGTIRATGKTELRMTDYNVEPPTALLGIVKVDDLFTVHFELFASTRDSETLRYDQPEE